One Paenibacillus sp. SYP-B4298 genomic window, CCGACCTATCTGCTCATCTATCTCTATTTCGTCAAGCGGAAGGGGAGGAAGGCATGATTCGGCTAGAGGAAGTAAGCAAATCACTGGGTGGCAAAACTATTATTGACCGGGTATCCTTTGCCGTCCCGCAGGGAGAGATCGTCGGGCTGCTCGGGCCTAACGGAGCAGGGAAGACGACGATAGTGCGGCTCATTCAAGGGGTGATCTCGCAAGATGGCGGTTCTATATCGGTGGATGGGAAGGATGCGAGGCTGCAAGGCAATGCCATCCGACAGATGAGCGGTGTCGTGACCGAGAGTGCTGGCTTGTACCCGGATATGACAGCGGAGGAGAATCTCTGGTTCTTCGCCCGCATCTACGGCGTAGAGAAGGAACGGGAACGCATCGGCAGTCTGCTCCGTCAAGTCGGGCTGACGGAAGCGAAGGACAGGCGAATCGGGGGATACAGCACCGGGATGAAGAAGCGTCTGGCGATTGCCAAGGCACTGCTGCATCGACCACGGCTGCTGTTCTTGGATGAGCCGACCAATGGGCTTGACCCGGACGGGATTCGGGAGATTCTGACCTGCCTGGAGCAGATGAACCGCGAAGAGGGGACAACAACGATCCTCTGCTCGCATGTGCTGCACCAATTGGAGAATGTATGTGATTCCTATCTGTTCCTGGAGCAGGGGCGCATCATCGAGCAAGGAAACCTGGCAGAGCTTGAAGGAAAGTACGCAGCGAGCGTGGTGCTTCATGTGGAGACGGGCGCAACGCCAAATGATGCACGATTGCCGTCAGCCTACCGCCCAAGGGCAGTGGGGGACGGACGGCTTGAGCTGACGCTTCCTGGACGGGATCAGATCCCTGAGCTGCTGCGGCTGCTATTGTCCTATACCTGGGTGCATTCGGTTCAGATCGTCAACCGCAGCCTGGAGTCTATCTATTTCGAAGTGAGGCGAACCTATAATGAACAATAGAGTTGTTCGGGCGATAGCTGTGAAGGATATGACATCCATCTGGCGCACCAGCAAGGTGTGGCTCGGCCTGGTGATCCTGCCGCTGCTGCTTGGGGTTATATTTCCCACAGCGATGGCCGCGGCCGGCCGATGGATGGACATCAGCACACTGAGCGGAGGCAGACTCAATGAGCTGCTGAAGCAGCTTCAGGGAGTGGAGCTGTCTGGCGGGTCGCTGTCTACATTGAATCATCAATTCATTGACTACATGCTGAACTATATGTTCATTCCTATCTTCATGCTGATCCCGGTTATTAACGCGATGATGATTGCGGTCAACAGCTTCATCAGCGAGAAGGAGCGGCGCACGCTGGAGAGCCTGCTGTTCGCGCCGATCGAAGTGAAGGAGCTGTTTCTGGCCAAGCTGCTCGCCGCCTTTATTCCCGCTTATGGTTCCGCGCTGTGCAGCTTTGTCCTCTGTAGCATCTCGGTCAACTTGATCGTGTATCCGATGTTCGGCAGCCTGATGCTGGTTGGAGCCAAGTGGCTGCTAATTATGTTATGGGTCATTCCGGTGTTCACCATCACGGCTATCCTCTGCAGCGTACTTGTCTCTGCGCGCGTTCGCAGCTTTCAGGAGGGACAGCAGGTGGCTGGCATCATCGTGCTGCCGATCATCGGGCTGATCGTCGGACAATCATCGGGCGCAGTTGTGCTCAGCCCACTGCTGCTGGCGCTGCTGGGTGCTGTGCTGCTCGTTATCAATGTAGTGCTCCTGCTGCTCATTGCCCGCATGAATGACCGCGATGTGCTGTTCGAGCGTCAGGTGCATTAGCAGCAGAGAAGCGACCGCTCCTCTGCTGCAATATCCTTACCTCCGCTTCAATGCAAATAGCTCGCATTCATCCCGCTGGTGATAGCTAAGATCGCTCACTCCAGACTGGGTGACGATCAAGCTGTCATCATAGCGGATGAGCAGTGCGCTCGATTCAATGAGCAGATCATTTTTGAACACGCGCACCCGCAGTTGCTCCTCGACTGCCTCCTGCAACTGCGCATCGGTAGTCAATCGGTATTGTATGGCCATAGGTCAGGTACTCCTTCCAACTAATCTCGACACTTTCCTCTATTTTAACAAATTCAGACGTGAAACTTAACAATAAAAGACGTGATGTGACACAAACAAGAGCGCCATGGGGATTTATCCTGGCGCTCTTAATGCTATAATTCGAGTAAGGGTAAGAAGCAGGACAAGAAGTGAATACTATCGCAAGGAGGATATGGAGACATGACATTATCGATACAGACGATACAGACGATCTGGCCCGGCCTGCAACTGGGCTCCCTATATTGTGTAGGTCGCAATTACAAGCTGCATGCCGCAGAGCTGGGCAATGAGGTGCCGGACAGCCCGATGCTATTCATGAAGCCGCCCAGAGCCGCGGCGCCTATGGACGGGCAGACGATCGCCTTGCCGGGACGATATGGCGCGGTGCACTATGAAGCTGAGCTGGTCATTGCCATCGGCCGTGAATATGAAGCGGGCATGAAGGCACAGGAGCTGGTGACGGGCTTCGCCCTGGGGCTTGATCTGACGCTGCGCGAGCTGCAGGATGACTTGAAGCGCAAGCAGCATCCATGGTTGAAGGCGAAGGGCTTCAAGGGCTCGGCGCCCATGACGGCATTTGAGCGGATCGATGGGCCGGATGAGCTGGCCAAGGCGGAATTCTCGTTGCAGGTGAATGGAATCGAGCGGCAGCGCGGGCATATCGCAGACATGATCTTCGATCTGCAGACACTGGTGGATCATATCGGGCAGCATTATGGATTAGGCGCAGGCGATGTGATCTTCACAGGAACTCCGGCGGGGGTCGGAGCCATTCAGGATCAGGATGAGATGGCGCTGTTCTGGGGCGATGAACGGCGGGGACATTGCCGATTCGCAATCGAAGCATGAAGGATAGAGGAGGATGGCGATGACAGAGGAGAGCATCATTCGCTTCGAGAAGGTGACCAAGCGCTATGAGCAGGAGCCTCCTGTTCTGAAGGAGGTTAGCTTTGAGATCAAGCGCGGACAGTTCTATACGCTGCTGGGCCCTTCCGGCTGCGGCAAGACGACGATTTTACGCCTGATTGCCGGTTTTATGGAGCCATCGGAGGGCAATATCTTGTTCAATGGCGAGCTGATTAACCGGGTGCCTGCGGAGAAGCGGCAAGTGAACACGGTATTTCAGGATTATGCCCTGTTCCCGCATCTGAATGTATTTGAGAATGTAGCCTTCGGCTTGCGGATCAAAAAAATGCAAAAGGATCAGATTAAGCAAAAGGTGACGGAGGCGCTGCGTTTCGTCAATCTGGCAGGCTACGAATCGCGGGAAATATCCGAGATGTCCGGTGGGCAGCGTCAGCGGGTAGCGATTGCCCGCGCGATCGTGAACGAGCCGGAGATTCTGCTGCTGGACGAGCCGCTGTCTGCGCTCGATCTGAAGCTGCGGACCGAGATGCAGGTGGAGCTGCGCGAGCTGCAGCGGCGTCTGGGGATTACCTTTATCTTCGTCACGCATGATCAGGAGGAGGCGCTGGCGATGTCGGACGAGATCTTCGTGTTGAACGAGGGAACGATTCAGCAGAGCGGCACACCGACGGACATCTATGATGAGCCCATCAACCGCTTTGTGGCGGATTTCATCGGAGAATCGAATATCGTGCCGGGCAAGATGCTGCGTGACTGCCTGGTAGAGTTCGCCGGGCAGCCGTTTGAGTGTGTGGACAAGGGGCTGCGCCCGGACGAGCCGGTCGAGATCGTCATTCGCCCAGAGGATCTGGAGATGGTGCCGCCTGAGCGGGGCAAGCTGAAGATTACCGTCGATTCTCAGCTATTCCGCGGCGTTCACTATGAGATTATCGGCTCGGATCATGCCGGCAACCGCTGGATGGTGCATTCGACCCGCAAGGCTGAGGTACATACGGTAACCGGACTCGACTTTGACCCGGAGGCGATCCATGTCATGCGGTTCGGCGAGTCGGAGGAGGAGTTCGACAGACGCTTGGAGGGCTATGCGCTGCAAGAGGACGGGAGAGCATGATGACGAGAGCGCGCAATATTTATCTAGTCCCTTATGTGCTGTGGATTGTGTTATTCGTCGTGGCTCCGATCGCTCTGATCGGCTACTATTCGCTGTTTGATGTAGAGGGCAAGCTGACACTGGGGAACTATGCGCGGTTTTTTACTCCGGTCTATATGAAGATGACGCTCAATTCGTTCTGGTACGCGCTGCTGGTCACCCTGTGGTCGCTCGTGATTGCATATCCGACCGCGTATCTCATTACGAGGACGAAGCACAAGCAGCTATGGCTGCTGCTGATCATCCTGCCGAGCTGGATTAATCTGCTGCTCAAGGCCTATGCCTTTATCGGCCTGTTTGGAACCTACGGGCTGGCTAACGGCTTGCTGGAGCTGATCGGTATCGGTACCCGGCAGATTTTGTTCACCGATTTCAGCTTTATCTTCGTATCGGTCTATATCTTTATACCGTTCATGGTGCTGCCCATCTATAATGCGCTGGAGGAGCTGCCGCCGTCACTGCTGGATGCATCGCGCGACTTGGGCGCTTCGGCCTGGACAACCTTCCGCCGTGTCATCCTCCCGCTTACGCTCGGAGGCGTCAAGGCGGGCTGTCAGGTGGTCTTCATCCCAGCCTTGTCGCTGTTTATGATTACCCGCCTCATCGCGGGCAATCGGGTCATTACATTGGGGACGGCGATTGAGCAGCATTTTCTTGTGACACAGGACTGGGGGATGGGGGCGACGATCGCGGTCTTCCTGATTCTGATGATGGTGTTGATTATGGTCGTTACCGGAGGACGGAAGACGAGGGGGGCCAAATGAAACGACAACTTAACTGGGGCCGGCTCTATCTGGTAGCGGTGTTCATCGTGCTGTACAGCCCCATTATGTACCTGACGTATTATTCGTTCAATAGCGGCGGAACGATGCGGGAGTTCGAGAGCTTCTCTCTGGAGTGGTACGGCGAGGTGTTCTCAGATACGCGGCTGCTCATTATTGTGCTCAATACGCTCGTCATCGCACTGCTTGCTTCGCTCATCTCTACGGTGCTCGGCATTGTCGGCGCGCTGGCGATCCGTCATGTAAGACAGCTTCGGAGCAAGCAGGCGCTGCTCTCGCTTAATAATGTGCTGATCGTCAGCCCGGATGTCATCATCGGCGCTTCGTTTCTGATCCTGTTCACGATGGCAGGCGTGCAGCTCGGCTTCAGCTCCGTCCTGATCTCGCATGTGGCCTTCAGCGTGCCGATCGTCGTGCTCATGGTGCTGCCGAAGCTGGAGGAGATGAGCCCGACACTGATTGACGCTGCCCGCGATCTGGGTGCGAGCCGCTGGCAGGTACTGACGAAGGTGACGCTGCCCTTCATCAAGCCGGGCATCTTCGCCGGATTTTTCATGGCCTTCACCTACTCGCTGGATGATTTCGCGGTCACCTTCTTCGTCACAGGCAACGGCTTCTCTACGCTGTCGGTGGAGATCTACTCCCGCGCGCGCCACGGGGTGTCGCTGTCGATCAATGCGCTGTCGACTCTGCTGTTCTTGTTCACAGCGCTGCTCGTCGTCGGCTATTACTTCATTAGCCAGAAATCAGGCAACAAGCCGACTAATGCGGAGGTGGCGCCATGAAGCAACTGCTGCGAATGCTGGCAGGCGTCATCCTGCTGACGGCTGTGCTGATGTATATGACCTCCTGGCTCAATGCCTCCCAAGGCTTCAAGGGCAGTGATACGCTGACCATCTACAACTGGGGCGATTATATTGACCCGGAGCTGATCGCGCGGTTCGAGCAGGAGACCGGTATCAAGGTGATCTATCAGACCTTTGATTCCAATGAGGCGATGATGACGAAGATCGAGCAGGGCGGTACCTCCTATGATGTGAGTATCCCTTCGGAATATGCGATCAGCAAGATGAAGGAGGAAGGGCTGCTGTTGCCGCTTGATCATCGCAAGCTGCCGAATCTGGCGAATATCGACAAGCGCTTCATGGACCTGCCCTTTGACCCGGGCAATGCCTACTCGGTTCCATATTTCTGGGGAACGGTCGGCTTGGTCTACAACCCGGAGCTGCTGAGCAACAAGGAGATTACGAGCTGGGCCGACCTGTGGGATGAAGGGCTGCGCAATCAGATCCTGCTGGTCGACGGTGCGCGCGAGGTGATCGGGATGAGTCTGAATTCGCTCGGCTACTCGCTGAATGATACGGATGAGGGGCATCTGCGCGAAGCGCTGGATCGACTGAATAAGCTCACCCCGAATGTGAAAGCTATCGTAGGCGATGAGATCAAGATGCTGCTTGCCGGTGAGGAAGCGGCGATCGGCGTCGTCTGGTCGGGCGATGCTTCGGAGATTATGAGCGATAATGAGAAGCTGGATTTCGTGGTGCCGGAGGAAGGCACGAATCTGTGGTTCGACAATATGGTCATACCGAAGACCGCGACTAATATCGAGGGCGCGCATCGATTTATTAATTTCATGCTGGACCCGGAGGTGGGTGCGCAAAATACGGAATATGTCGGCTATTCAACGCCCAATGCGGCTGCTCTTGCACTGCTGCCGGAGGAGATCAGAGAGGATGAACGTTTCTATCCAGATGCAGAGCTGACCTCGAAGCTGGAGGTATATGAAAATCTGGGGCGGCCGATGCTGGCGCATTATAATGAGCTGTTCCTGGAGTTCAAGATGCATCGGAAATAGCGGCTCTACTTGGTTGCTATCCTGTGTAGGTGGACAATCGGGACAGAGCTGCCCTATTCGAATGATGTCCTGTGTAGGTGGACAATTAGCGGGGATTTGTCTTTCAAATAGTGGACACTTGCAGTGTTAGAACGGCTGTCGTCTGGATTCTATATGTTGAAGGAGCAGGTGCTGCTAGGTCTACATGTGGTGGTATGCTGCGCCGAGAGCGTAGGGGTGGGCTATGTCCACCATTTGCAGGACACGTGTCTACTCCTGTTGGACATTAAGAAAGGGAGTCTTCATGCCCATGGGCAGAAGGCTCCCTTCTTCGCGACTTGAGGTATGGCTGACAGGCATTCTCAATAGTCTCAGCATTTCCAAGCAGTCTCAGCAGTTCATCTCGGCTGTGTCTTCAAGCTCCGAGGGGAGCAGATTTGGCCGAATTCTTGTTCTGGCAAGGCGCATTCTCGCAGGCGTACCGGGGGTACGACAAGAGAATGCAACGCAGCACGGGGCAATACGGCGGTGAATGATGCCCTTGCGCGGGTTAGAACACACGCTCTGGTACATCAAACGTTCAGGCAGCCTAGCTCTCCAGCCAATGGCGGACGGCGAAGTCCATGGCTCTCTGGCGTTGTGCTGCCTCTACGGCATGTCCGGTGAACGGGTAGATCTCCAGATGCTTCTCGGCGGATGAGGCCGCGTGGTAGACCGGGAAGATCTGCTCCGGCATGCAGATCGTATCCTTCAAGCCCACCGACATGAGGAGCGGGGCATGCAGTCTGGGAGCCAGATGCACCATATCCACATCGTTCAGATGGCGCAGTACCGTCTCCAGATGCTGCGGATAGAGACGGAGAAACTGCTGCAGCTCGGTCAGGGAGCTTGTGGAATGAAATAGTCCGTAGTCGAGATGGCACAGATTCGGAATGTCAGCTATCGTCAGGCTGATCCGCGCATCGAGCGCAGATACGAGCAGCGACAGCCCGCCGCCCTGGCTGGCGCCAAAGGTACCGACCCTTGCTGTGTCTACCTCAGGCTGTCGAAGCAGCCAATCGGCTGCACGCAGGGCATCGATCGCAACCGCGCGATAGTACGTCCGCTCCCGGTCGAGGATGCCCTCAGTGATCCAGCCCATCGTCATGCCGAAGCTGCTGCCGAGCCGGTTGCCGCTCTCTCCGCCTTGGCCGCGGACATCTACCGCGAGCACGCCGACTCCGAGGCTGATCCAGTAAGCTGACAGCTCCGGCGAGATCGGACCGCCATGGTAGCCTGGAAAGGCGATCAGACAGGGCACGGGCGCTTCGGCAGAGGCATGAAGCGGGAGCATCAGCCTGCCGTGGATAGGTGTATCGGCGAAGCCCTCATAGACGACATGATGCAACTGCATGCCCATCGGCGTCGGCTCCGGGCTTCGCTCTGCATGGTAGCCGCTACCTGTCGCTTCGCGGGTAGCGGCTGCCCAATATTGCTCCAGATCATCCGGTGGCTCGGTGACAGGCCGGATAGCATGCAGCTCCTGAATGCGCCTGCTGATCGCATTCATTCGCCTTGTCTCCCCATCTGTTCGAAGGCAGCCTCAGCAGCAGTGAGGGTGGCTGCTATATCTTCATCGGTATGCGCCGTGGTCAGGAACCAGGCTTCATACTTGGAGGGAGCCAGATAGATGCCCTGATCGAGCATCAGACGGAAGAAGCGGGCGAACTGCTCGCCGTCTGTATCCTGCGCTTCATCGTAATTCGTGACCGGATGCTGGCAGAAATGGGTCGAGAACGCTCCGCTAATCCGGTTGACCGTCAGGCCAATGCCATGGCGCTGGGCTGCCTGCAAGAGTCCCTCGGTCAGTTGAATCGCCTGCTGCTCCATCTGCTCGTACACACCAGGAGCCTGCAATACCTCCAGACAGGCGATGCCGGCCGAGATGGACGCCGGATTGCCAGCCATGGTGCCAGCCTGGTAGGCGGGACCCAGAGGAGCGACCTGCTCCATAATCTCCTTGCGTCCGCCATAGGCGCCGATCGGCAGGCCGCCTCCGATAATTTTGCCCAGTGCGGTCAGATCCGGCTCGATAGCGGCATGGTTGTCTAACGCTGCATACGTCTGCGAGCCGCCGTAATGGAAGCGGAATGCGCTGATCACCTCGTCATAGATGACGAGTGCCCCTGCTTCGCGAGTGAGCTGGCATAAGGTCTCCAGAAAGCCTGGCCTTGGCATGACCATGCCGAAGTTGCCTACGATCGGCTCGATCATCACCGCGGCTACCTCATCGCCCCAGCGCTCCAGAGCGGCCTTCAGGCTATCTGGATCATTATAAGGGACGGTAATGACCTCGCTGGCGATGCTGCTTGGCACGCCCGCACTGTCAGGGATGCCGAGTGTAGACGGGCCAGAGCCTGCAGCGACGAGAACGAGATCTGAATGGCCATGATAACAGCCGGCGAACTTAATAATCTTGCTCCGCTTCGTGTAGGCGCGGGCAACACGGATGGTGGTCATCACGGCCTCCGTGCCGGAATTGACGAAGCGCACCTTGTCCAGAGAAGGAATCGCCTGCTTGATCATGCGCGCAAGCGTAATCTCCAGCTCGGTCGGTGTTCCATACAGGGTGCCATTCTGAGCTGCGCGAACGATCGCATCCGTCACATGTGGATGGGCGTGCCCGGTAATGATCGGGCCGAATGCCGCCAGATAGTCAATATAGCGATTGCCATCGACATCCCAGAAGTGAGCGCCGCTGGCACGATTCATAAATACCGGAGCGCCGCCGCCGACGGCCTTGAAGGAGCGGGACGGACTGTTGACCCCGCCGACGATATGCTCCAGCGCCTCCTCATACAGACGCGCGGAATGATTGCGTGGATTGAGTGTCATGAATATTAATCCTCCTAATCTTTAAGGCCATGTAGTTACAGCCATAAGCCGAACCGCCGCGAGGCGGAAGTCTGCCTTCATTCTAACAACTTTATCGCGGATTGTTAATAGAGAGCCCGGTGATGCGCGGGAGATGCCTCTCATGCATGACACAAAAACGCACCCTCCCTGATCCTCTTTAGATCACTTCGGGTGCGTCGTGTAACTATGACCGCGGCTTGGCTGCTGACGAGTTGCTGTCAGGCGCGGTGCCCGTAGCACCTGTGGTGCTCGGGTCTGTTGTCCCGCTCTGTTCGGCTGAGCCGGAAGCCGGACTGCCTGCTCCGCCGTCGGTGGCAGAGCCGTCTTGCTCAGCCTTGGCGGCTGCCTCCTCGGCTCGGGTATCCTTGCTTAGTTGCTCCTGAACGTAAGCGAGCACCTTCGCTTGGTCGCGCACGCCGAGTACGGATGCGCCGCCAACCTTCAAATCGTAGAGCAAGTCCATCGGCGGCACCTGTGCAGAGCCAGCCATCTGCAGGTTCAGTCCCAGTTGTCCGAGCTTGAGCATATCCTGAACCGTCAGGTTCGTCTCGATATAGTCTTGTACACTCTCCAATATTTCCTTCATGCGCAGCAGATTCCATGTGGATTGAAGCTCCTTCGCTACAGCCTCCATAAAATTGCGCTGACGCTCTGTACGTGTGAAGTCGGACATGGCATCGTGGCGGAAGCGCACATATTGGAGCGCCTTGTCACCGTCCAGATGCTGCCAGCCCTTTTTGAGGTCGATGTCATATCGATGACCGTCGGCTTTGTCCGTGTAATGCATGTTCTTCTCGACTTCAAAGTCAATGCCGCCCATCGCGTCAATCAGCGATTTGAAGCCTTCGAATTCGGCATAAACGTAATATTGAATATCGAGTCCGAGCAGGTTGCCGATCGTCTTCATCGCCAGTGTCGGGCCGCCAAGTGTAATGGCGGTATTGATCCGCTGCTTGCCGTACCCTGGAATGTCAACATAGGTGTCCCGCAACACGGAGAACAGATGCGCCTTCTTCGACACAGGATCAATCGATGCAATCAGGATGGAGTCGGAGCGGGCGATGCCGTTGCTATTCTCCTCCCGGCCATCTCCACCCAGCAGCACAATATTGACCCGTTCCGTGCCTTCCCACTTGGGCGGCTCGGTATATGAGGTTTGTTGTGTGAACTGTTCAAATCGGGATTCGCCCTGCGGCTTCTGAAAATTATCCAGCGCATTGTAGATGCCCAAGCCCTGGTAAGCCACAAATCCAGCGACTAGCCCCAGTGCAATCAACACACCGTAGAGTGCCATCTTCCAAGGTTTCTTCATTTTCTTACCATGATTAGCAGACATCTTCGTTTCATCACCCATCCGTATATTCTTGAATTCAAAACGAGGCTCAGCTATAACAATTCAGATCAATGGGACATCCTAACGCTCCCTTGCTGCGCTCTTGCAATGCATGGCCTATATGAAGTAGACGTGAACCGGCAGAGAATTGTTCATTAAGCCTTGCCCTCCAGTACCGTTCATATCCAGCTCCATGCCCACATAAACAAATCCGCCAAGGTTGATACTTGAAATTATAACCGTCGAAGACTAAGCTTATAGATGGTTGTGAGCGATCCCTGCCCGGATGCCTGGATAGCTGCTTGCGTTACCCTATGGACTAAGCTTGCTCCTTGAGTAAGACAGCATACCATCATAGAATTATAAATTGCAAAGAGGTGTCTAAGCAAGTCATTTTCTATTATTTCAAACTATAACACAATTTCCCGGGAAATGTCGAAGCGAAGGGAGCAGAGAGCTTTTATGTTGGCAATTGATGTGCACAAGCTGCAGAAGAAATTCAACGTGCAGAAAAACCGCGAAGGCTTAGGCGGAGCGCTGAAGGATCTATTAAGAAGGGAATATACTGAGGTAGAAGCGGTCAAGCAGATCAGCTTCCAGATTCCGCAAGGAGAGATATGCGGCTATATCGGGGAGAACGGAGCAGGCAAGTCCACTACGATCAAGATGCTGACCGGCATCCTGGTGCCGACCTCCGGCAAGGTTGAGGTTGGGGGTTACATCCCCCATAAGGAACGGGAGAAGTTCGTGAAAAATATCGGGGTCGTATTCGGGCAGCGCAGTCAGCTATGGTGGGACATCGGCGTGATTGAATCATTTCAGCTACTGCGCAAGGTATATCGTGTACCGGAGGCGGACTTCCGCAAGCGGCTAGATGAATTGGTGGAGCGGCTGCAGCTTGGCGAGCTGTTGAACCGACCGGTGCGCAAGCTCAGTCTGGGGCAGCGGATGCGCTGCGAACTGGTGGCGTCGCTGCTCCATAATCCGTCGATCCTGTTTTTGGATGAGCCGACGATCGGGTTGGACATCCTGGTGAAGACGGAAATTCGGGATTTCCTGATGGGATTGAACAAACAATACGGCACGACAATTTTGCTGACCACGCATGATCTGCAGGATATTGAGGCGCTGTGCTCGCGTGTCATTATGCTGGATGATGGGTCGATTATTTATGACGGCAGCCTGGAGCGACTCAAGTCGAACTGGAGCAAGGGGAGAGAAATTCACTTCCAATTCGCTCATAGTGTGACGACCGGACAACTGGAGTCGTGGACATCGGGACTCAACGTCCAATGGAAGGTCGAGAACGGGCTGACCGCCAAAATGTGGCTGCCGCACGCCGTCAATGTGTCGGATGCGCTGGCTCGGGTCGTGGGCGCTGCGGAGATTCGCGACATTAAAATTCTGGAGACGAATACAGATGAGATCGTCAGGGAGATCTATCAGTCGGAGAAGGTGTCTTCATCATGAACAGCGCTTATCTGGACATCATTCGCATTCGATTTTTGACGATGCTTGCTTATCGAGTGAATTATTATAGTGGTATTGTTATTTATGCCATTAACATTGGCGCATACTATTTCTTATGGCTGGCGATCTTCGGGGATCAGGAGACGCTTGGCGGCTTCACGGTCGCGCAGATGACGACCTATGTGGCTGTCTCATGGATGTCGCGGGCATTCTACTTCAACAATCTCGATCGGGAGATTGCCAATGAGATTCGGGATGGCAGTGTGGCGATACAGTTCATCCGTCCTTATTCCTATCTGCTGGTCAAGATGATGCAGGGTTTTGGAGAAGGGCTGTTCCGACTGCTGCTATTCATGGTGCCGGGGATGATTGTCGTCTGCCTGATCTTTCCGGTGACACTGCCGACGAGCGCAACGACCTGGCTGGTCTATCTGGTGATGCTGGCGTTCAGCTTTCTCATTAATACGCAGATTAATATGCTGACCGGGCTATTTGCCTTCTATGTGGAAAATAATGAGGGCATGATGCGGATGAAGCGGGTTATGGTCGATCTGTTCTCGGGCGTCATTGTGCCGGTTACTTTCTTTCCGGGTTGGCTAGAGGCCGTGATGAAATGGCTGCCGTTCCAGGCGATTACCTATCTGCCAAGCTCCGTATTCACCGGACGCACGGAGGGAAGCCAGGCGCTTCAGGTGCTGGGATTGCAGGCGCTGTGGTTTGTAGCGCTGCTGCTTCCGATCTGGTGGATCTGGAGAAGAGCGCGGAACCGTCTGTT contains:
- a CDS encoding ABC transporter permease, coding for MNSAYLDIIRIRFLTMLAYRVNYYSGIVIYAINIGAYYFLWLAIFGDQETLGGFTVAQMTTYVAVSWMSRAFYFNNLDREIANEIRDGSVAIQFIRPYSYLLVKMMQGFGEGLFRLLLFMVPGMIVVCLIFPVTLPTSATTWLVYLVMLAFSFLINTQINMLTGLFAFYVENNEGMMRMKRVMVDLFSGVIVPVTFFPGWLEAVMKWLPFQAITYLPSSVFTGRTEGSQALQVLGLQALWFVALLLPIWWIWRRARNRLFVQGG
- a CDS encoding LCP family protein, producing the protein MSANHGKKMKKPWKMALYGVLIALGLVAGFVAYQGLGIYNALDNFQKPQGESRFEQFTQQTSYTEPPKWEGTERVNIVLLGGDGREENSNGIARSDSILIASIDPVSKKAHLFSVLRDTYVDIPGYGKQRINTAITLGGPTLAMKTIGNLLGLDIQYYVYAEFEGFKSLIDAMGGIDFEVEKNMHYTDKADGHRYDIDLKKGWQHLDGDKALQYVRFRHDAMSDFTRTERQRNFMEAVAKELQSTWNLLRMKEILESVQDYIETNLTVQDMLKLGQLGLNLQMAGSAQVPPMDLLYDLKVGGASVLGVRDQAKVLAYVQEQLSKDTRAEEAAAKAEQDGSATDGGAGSPASGSAEQSGTTDPSTTGATGTAPDSNSSAAKPRS
- a CDS encoding glutamate-1-semialdehyde 2,1-aminomutase encodes the protein MTLNPRNHSARLYEEALEHIVGGVNSPSRSFKAVGGGAPVFMNRASGAHFWDVDGNRYIDYLAAFGPIITGHAHPHVTDAIVRAAQNGTLYGTPTELEITLARMIKQAIPSLDKVRFVNSGTEAVMTTIRVARAYTKRSKIIKFAGCYHGHSDLVLVAAGSGPSTLGIPDSAGVPSSIASEVITVPYNDPDSLKAALERWGDEVAAVMIEPIVGNFGMVMPRPGFLETLCQLTREAGALVIYDEVISAFRFHYGGSQTYAALDNHAAIEPDLTALGKIIGGGLPIGAYGGRKEIMEQVAPLGPAYQAGTMAGNPASISAGIACLEVLQAPGVYEQMEQQAIQLTEGLLQAAQRHGIGLTVNRISGAFSTHFCQHPVTNYDEAQDTDGEQFARFFRLMLDQGIYLAPSKYEAWFLTTAHTDEDIAATLTAAEAAFEQMGRQGE
- a CDS encoding ABC transporter ATP-binding protein, with translation MLAIDVHKLQKKFNVQKNREGLGGALKDLLRREYTEVEAVKQISFQIPQGEICGYIGENGAGKSTTIKMLTGILVPTSGKVEVGGYIPHKEREKFVKNIGVVFGQRSQLWWDIGVIESFQLLRKVYRVPEADFRKRLDELVERLQLGELLNRPVRKLSLGQRMRCELVASLLHNPSILFLDEPTIGLDILVKTEIRDFLMGLNKQYGTTILLTTHDLQDIEALCSRVIMLDDGSIIYDGSLERLKSNWSKGREIHFQFAHSVTTGQLESWTSGLNVQWKVENGLTAKMWLPHAVNVSDALARVVGAAEIRDIKILETNTDEIVREIYQSEKVSSS